In a genomic window of Rhododendron vialii isolate Sample 1 chromosome 12a, ASM3025357v1:
- the LOC131310485 gene encoding F-box/FBD/LRR-repeat protein At1g13570-like isoform X1 produces MAKIDRSSFTENKRTMSGSTSDMISNLPCNVLEKILTCLRLHAAVRTSVLSKKWRHIWTSLLQLVFDDMFYKECTMATRNNLMMTIYQVLLQHHGPILKFTVSLKALESCSLIDQLIDFVSKNGIQELTLHFYQAGPYKLPSSLFSCRGITCLDLTSCVFQPPPGFKGFSRFLSLKLDKVVIAGDTLSSLISACPLLERLTIQSSTRLCYLEIVALNLRFAQFVGLFSSVCFKSTPHLAKLSIHLLPSFWNLVLSEKRVPCKPLMLTGTFPVFELLELDYYHLKAMAAGGVPPNRHPNTLTNLKILKLYLICFGKVDEISMVLCLIRSCPNLEKIQLKISETVALDPVLEPLEVQGWSDISLNQLREVEIHGVSGTRPELDFIKLILAKSPILERLLIKLESNEVFEELRILKKLIGFKRLSPEAVIMFRNRNEVLRFCDGFE; encoded by the exons ATGGCAAAAATAGACCGCTCAAGCTTCACTGAGAACAAAAGGACAATGAGTGGCTCAACTTCAGACATGATCAGTAATCTCCCGTGCAATGTACTTGAAAAAATCTTAACGTGTCTGAGGTTACATGCTGCAGTGAGGACAAGTGTTTTGTCAAAGAAGTGGAGGCATATCTGGACTTCGCTTCTCCAACTTGTATTTGATGATATGTTCTACAAAGAATGTACGATGGCAACAAGGAACAACCTTATGATGACTATTTATCAAGTTTTGCTACAACATCATGGACCAATACTCAAGTTCACAGTCTCTTTAAAGGCGCTGGAAAGCTGTTCACTGATCGATCAGTTGATAGATTTTGTGTCAAAAAATGGCATCCAAGAATTGACCCTACACTTTTACCAAGCTGGACCTTATAAATTACCGTCATCACTATTTTCTTGTCGAGGTATTACATGTTTGGATCTCACTTCTTGTGTGTTTCAACCTCCACCCGGGTTTAAAGGATTTAGCAGGTTCCTTTCCCTGAAGCTTGATAAAGTTGTCATTGCTGGTGACACACTTTCAAGTTTGATTTCCGCTTGCCCGCTACTGGAACGGCTAACGATTCAAAGCTCCACTAGGTTGTGTTACCTGGAAATTGTCGCTCTTAATCTGAGATTTGCCCAGTTTGTAGGCCTTTTCAGTTCTGTTTGTTTCAAAAGTACTCCTCATCTTGCAAAACTATCAATTCATTTGTTACCGTCCTTCTGGAACTTAGTACTATCAGAGAAACGAGTACCATGTAAGCCACTCATGCTTACTGGAACTTTTCCTGTCTTTGAGCTTCTGGAACTGGACTACTATCATCTCAAG GCCATGGCTGCAGGTGGTGTACCACCAAATAGACATCCGAATACATTGACCAATCTCAAAATTCTGAAGTTGTATCTTATTTGTTTTGGGAAAGTAGATGAGATCTCTATGGTTCTATGCTTAATTAGAAGCTGCCCAAACTTGGAAAAAATTCAACTTAAGATAA GTGAAACTGTAGCTCTTGATCCTGTTCTAGAACCTTTAGAAGTGCAAGGCTGGTCGGATATCTCATTAAATCAACTTCGAGAAGTTGAGATACACGGGGTATCTGGCACGAGGCCTGAGTTGGATTTCATAAAACTTATATTAGCCAAATCACCTATTCTGGAGAGACTGCTTATCAAGTTGGAGTCAAACGAGGTTTTTGAAGAATTgaggattttgaaaaagttgatAGGATTCAAACGCTTGTCACCTGAAGCAGTAATTATGTTCAGAAATAGAAATGAAGTACTACGTTTCTGTGATGGGTTTGAGTGA
- the LOC131310485 gene encoding F-box/FBD/LRR-repeat protein At1g13570-like isoform X2 has protein sequence MAKIDRSSFTENKRTMSGSTSDMISNLPCNVLEKILTCLRLHAAVRTSVLSKKWRHIWTSLLQLVFDDMFYKECTMATRNNLMMTIYQVLLQHHGPILKFTVSLKALESCSLIDQLIDFVSKNGIQELTLHFYQAGPYKLPSSLFSCRGITCLDLTSCVFQPPPGFKGFSRFLSLKLDKVVIAGDTLSSLISACPLLERLTIQSSTRLCYLEIVALNLRFAQFVGLFSSVCFKSTPHLAKLSIHLLPSFWNLVLSEKRVPCKPLMLTGTFPVFELLELDYYHLKAMAAGGVPPNRHPNTLTNLKILKLYLICFGKVDEISMVLCLIRSCPNLEKIQLKISMSR, from the exons ATGGCAAAAATAGACCGCTCAAGCTTCACTGAGAACAAAAGGACAATGAGTGGCTCAACTTCAGACATGATCAGTAATCTCCCGTGCAATGTACTTGAAAAAATCTTAACGTGTCTGAGGTTACATGCTGCAGTGAGGACAAGTGTTTTGTCAAAGAAGTGGAGGCATATCTGGACTTCGCTTCTCCAACTTGTATTTGATGATATGTTCTACAAAGAATGTACGATGGCAACAAGGAACAACCTTATGATGACTATTTATCAAGTTTTGCTACAACATCATGGACCAATACTCAAGTTCACAGTCTCTTTAAAGGCGCTGGAAAGCTGTTCACTGATCGATCAGTTGATAGATTTTGTGTCAAAAAATGGCATCCAAGAATTGACCCTACACTTTTACCAAGCTGGACCTTATAAATTACCGTCATCACTATTTTCTTGTCGAGGTATTACATGTTTGGATCTCACTTCTTGTGTGTTTCAACCTCCACCCGGGTTTAAAGGATTTAGCAGGTTCCTTTCCCTGAAGCTTGATAAAGTTGTCATTGCTGGTGACACACTTTCAAGTTTGATTTCCGCTTGCCCGCTACTGGAACGGCTAACGATTCAAAGCTCCACTAGGTTGTGTTACCTGGAAATTGTCGCTCTTAATCTGAGATTTGCCCAGTTTGTAGGCCTTTTCAGTTCTGTTTGTTTCAAAAGTACTCCTCATCTTGCAAAACTATCAATTCATTTGTTACCGTCCTTCTGGAACTTAGTACTATCAGAGAAACGAGTACCATGTAAGCCACTCATGCTTACTGGAACTTTTCCTGTCTTTGAGCTTCTGGAACTGGACTACTATCATCTCAAG GCCATGGCTGCAGGTGGTGTACCACCAAATAGACATCCGAATACATTGACCAATCTCAAAATTCTGAAGTTGTATCTTATTTGTTTTGGGAAAGTAGATGAGATCTCTATGGTTCTATGCTTAATTAGAAGCTGCCCAAACTTGGAAAAAATTCAACTTAAGATAA gCATGTCCAGGTGA
- the LOC131309388 gene encoding F-box/FBD/LRR-repeat protein At1g13570-like, producing the protein MTKIDRSSFAENKRTMSGSTSDMISNLPCNVLEKILMCLRLHAAVRTSVLSKKWRHIWTTLPQLVFDDTFYQECTTATRNNLLTTIYQVFLQHHGPILKFTVSLTALESCPQIDQLIHFVSKNGIQELTLHFHKGGLYKLPSSLFSCRGITCLDLVACVFKPPLGFKGFSRLLCLKLDKVVIAADTLSSLISACPLLERLMIECFISFGYLEIVALNLRFAQFVDLFSSVCFKSTPHLAKLSIHLLSSSWNLVSEKRVPLPSKPNMLTGTFPVTELLELDYYHLKAMTAGGVPNRHPNTLTHLKILKLHLICLEKVDEIYMVLCLIRSSPNLEKIQLKACPGVTVVLDPGIWHEA; encoded by the exons ATGACAAAAATAGACCGCTCAAGCTTCGCTGAGAACAAGAGGACAATGAGTGGTTCAACTTCAGACATGATCAGTAATCTCCCGTGCAATGTACTTGAAAAAATCTTAATGTGTCTGAGGTTACATGCTGCGGTGAGGACAAGTGTTTTGTCGAAGAAGTGGAGGCATATCTGGACCACGCTTCCCCAACTTGTATTTGATGATACGTTCTACCAAGAATGTACGACGGCAACAAGGAACAACCTTCTGACGACTATTTATCAAGTTTTCCTACAACATCATGGACCAATACTCAAGTTCACAGTCTCTTTAACGGCGCTGGAAAGCTGTCCACAGATTGATCAATTGATACATTTTGTGTCAAAAAATGGCATCCAAGAATTGACCCTACACTTTCACAAGGGTGGACTTTATAAATTGCCGTCATCACTATTTTCTTGTCGAGGTATTACATGTTTGGATCTCGTTGCTTGTGTCTTTAAACCTCCACTTGGGTTTAAAGGATTTAGCAGGCTCCTTTGCCTGAAGCTTGATAAAGTTGTCATTGCTGCTGACACACTTTCAAGTTTGATTTCTGCTTGCCCGCTACTGGAACGGCTAATGATTGAATGCTTCATTAGTTTTGGTTACCTGGAAATTGTCGCTCTTAATCTGAGATTCGCCCAGTTTGTAGACCTTTTCAGTTCTGTTTGTTTCAAAAGTACTCCTCATCTTGCAAAACTATCAATTCATTTGCTATCATCCTCCTGGAACTTAGTATCAGAGAAACGAGTACCATTACCATCTAAGCCAAACATGCTGACTGGTACTTTTCCTGTCACTGAACTTCTGGAATTGGACTACTATCATCTCAAG GCCATGACTGCAGGTGGTGTACCAAATAGACATCCAAATACATTGACTCATCTCAAAATTCTGAAATTGCATCTTATTTGTCTTGAGAAAGTAGATGAGATCTATATGGTTCTTTGCTTAATTAGAAGCTCCCCAAACTTGGAAAAAATTCAACTTAAG GCATGTCCGGGTGTAACTGTAGTTCTTGATCCT GGTATCTGGCACGAGGCCTGA